One genomic region from Cardinium endosymbiont of Dermatophagoides farinae encodes:
- the clpX gene encoding ATP-dependent Clp protease ATP-binding subunit ClpX, which translates to MKTHCSFCKKASEIVSMMVTGPEGRICDQCVTQAAQIIQLQKEDNIINDIKPVNLLRPQEIKAHLDEYVIGQEEAKKALSIAVYNHYKRLAHPASIEDDVVIEKSNILLVGETGTGKTYLVRTLAQMLEVPFCIIDATVLTEAGYVGEDVESIISRLLHAANYEVTAAERGIVYVDEIDKIARKGDNPSITRDVSGEGVQQSLLKLLEGSIVNAPPHGGRKHPDQKLTAVNTEKILFICGGAFDGISRTISNRINFNTIGFEFCAKHNAKIDDKDILKYVSASDIKAYGLIPELVGRLPVIKGLELLTKSDLRRILTEPKNALVKQYTKLFAIDGITLTFTEETLDLIAEQAIALKLGARGLRSICESIMSEIMYTAPSLKDQQKLVIDKNYALEQLSRTRLELLRQPEKNSQESELKKMA; encoded by the coding sequence ATGAAAACCCATTGTTCTTTTTGTAAAAAAGCTAGTGAGATCGTCAGCATGATGGTAACTGGTCCAGAAGGGCGCATTTGTGACCAATGTGTAACGCAAGCTGCACAGATTATCCAACTGCAAAAGGAAGATAACATCATCAATGACATAAAACCGGTTAACCTATTGCGGCCACAAGAAATTAAAGCGCATTTAGATGAATATGTGATTGGGCAAGAAGAGGCTAAAAAAGCATTGTCTATTGCGGTTTACAACCACTATAAACGGCTGGCCCACCCGGCAAGTATAGAAGATGATGTAGTCATTGAAAAGTCCAATATACTGCTGGTCGGAGAAACAGGTACAGGTAAAACCTATTTAGTCCGCACGTTAGCACAAATGCTAGAGGTGCCTTTTTGCATTATAGATGCAACCGTTTTAACAGAAGCAGGCTATGTAGGGGAAGATGTGGAAAGTATTATCAGCCGCTTGTTGCATGCTGCCAACTATGAGGTCACCGCAGCTGAGCGAGGGATTGTTTATGTAGATGAAATCGATAAAATTGCCCGTAAAGGAGACAATCCATCCATCACCCGAGATGTAAGTGGTGAAGGGGTACAGCAGTCCTTGCTAAAATTATTAGAGGGCTCTATTGTAAATGCACCGCCACATGGTGGAAGAAAACATCCAGACCAGAAGCTAACCGCTGTGAACACAGAAAAGATTTTATTTATTTGCGGAGGCGCTTTTGATGGCATCTCCAGAACCATTAGCAATCGAATCAATTTCAATACCATAGGGTTTGAGTTTTGTGCAAAACATAATGCCAAAATAGATGACAAAGATATACTTAAATATGTTTCTGCTTCAGATATAAAAGCATATGGGCTTATTCCTGAATTAGTAGGCCGCCTTCCGGTTATAAAAGGGCTTGAACTGCTTACAAAATCTGACCTGCGGCGTATTCTTACAGAGCCTAAAAATGCATTGGTTAAGCAATATACCAAGCTGTTTGCAATAGATGGGATTACCCTAACCTTTACGGAAGAAACGCTTGACCTGATTGCAGAGCAAGCTATAGCACTAAAACTAGGGGCTAGAGGGCTGCGGTCTATCTGTGAAAGCATTATGAGTGAAATCATGTACACTGCTCCATCCTTAAAAGACCAACAAAAATTAGTTATAGATAAAAACTATGCATTGGAGCAGCTCAGTAGAACACGATTGGAACTACTTAGACAACCAGAAAAAAATAGCCAAGAAAGCGAACTGAAAAAAATGGCATAA
- a CDS encoding ClpP family protease, with amino-acid sequence MLDQKEFKKFAVKNGYATGLEVHNYVSDIENMTRSVIEQRPAHFREVDVFSRLIMDRIIFLGTQVDDNIANIIIAQLLFLQSVDAKKDILLYINSPGGSVYPGLGIYDTMQYISPDVATICTGLAASMAAVLLAGGAKNKRSSLPHARIMIHQPLGGAKGTAADMEITIQQIIEIKKDIYKILSNHTGQDYASVERHSDRDYWMRASEAKEYGVIDFVLEKEKKN; translated from the coding sequence ATGTTAGATCAAAAAGAATTTAAAAAGTTTGCAGTTAAAAATGGTTATGCAACTGGTTTAGAGGTTCATAACTATGTATCAGATATTGAAAACATGACGCGATCCGTTATTGAACAGCGGCCCGCTCATTTTAGAGAGGTGGATGTCTTCTCCAGGCTGATTATGGACCGAATCATTTTTCTGGGTACACAAGTAGATGATAACATTGCCAATATTATTATTGCACAGCTGCTTTTTTTGCAGTCTGTTGATGCTAAAAAAGATATCCTGCTTTACATTAATAGTCCAGGGGGGTCTGTATACCCAGGCTTAGGTATTTATGATACCATGCAATATATTTCGCCTGATGTAGCCACGATCTGTACAGGTCTTGCGGCTTCTATGGCTGCTGTATTATTGGCTGGAGGCGCTAAAAACAAACGGTCTTCCCTGCCACATGCCAGGATTATGATTCACCAGCCCCTAGGAGGTGCCAAAGGAACCGCTGCAGATATGGAAATTACCATACAGCAAATCATTGAAATTAAAAAAGATATTTATAAAATTCTATCTAACCATACTGGTCAAGACTATGCTTCTGTAGAGCGCCACTCAGACAGAGATTATTGGATGCGTGCAAGCGAGGCTAAGGAATATGGAGTCATTGACTTTGTGTTAGAGAAAGAGAAAAAAAATTAA
- the miaA gene encoding tRNA (adenosine(37)-N6)-dimethylallyltransferase MiaA — translation MSNSFTTKPKHLIVIVGPTAIGKTACSIQLAEALQTEILSVDSRQFYRDLVIGTAQPTPAEMRSIPHHFLSFLPIQETYTAGRFAKEALQKLDGLFSHHNVVIATGGSGLYLKALCEGLAEIPPLPTNLRTTLNSALAEKGLPYLTQLLAAKDPTYYNIVDLNNPKRVIRALEVCLGTGIPYSTLRKQVTKTTRPFNTITIGLAQEKTALHKRINLRVDAMMEQGLLQEVERLYPYKMTNALQTLGYKELFNYIDGKYSLTEAINQIKTNTQQYAKKQMTWFKKDKQTTWFTPYDLAKIEAYIGSIIG, via the coding sequence ATGTCTAACTCCTTCACAACTAAGCCTAAACACTTAATCGTTATAGTGGGTCCAACTGCTATAGGCAAGACTGCATGCTCCATTCAACTCGCTGAGGCGCTTCAAACAGAGATTCTATCGGTTGACTCCAGGCAATTCTACCGCGACCTAGTCATTGGTACTGCGCAGCCTACCCCAGCAGAAATGAGGAGCATCCCCCACCATTTTTTATCCTTTTTACCAATTCAAGAAACCTATACAGCGGGTAGATTTGCCAAAGAAGCATTACAGAAGCTCGATGGTCTTTTTAGCCATCACAATGTAGTAATCGCAACGGGCGGTTCTGGCCTCTACCTAAAAGCACTCTGTGAAGGACTAGCCGAAATACCTCCCCTGCCAACCAACCTACGCACCACCCTCAATAGTGCCTTAGCAGAAAAAGGGCTCCCCTACCTGACCCAGCTACTGGCAGCAAAAGATCCTACCTACTATAATATAGTAGACCTAAACAACCCTAAAAGGGTGATCAGAGCATTAGAAGTCTGCTTGGGAACAGGCATCCCCTACTCTACCCTACGTAAGCAAGTGACAAAAACAACCAGGCCATTTAATACCATCACCATAGGGCTAGCCCAAGAAAAAACAGCGCTGCACAAACGGATCAACCTGCGTGTGGATGCCATGATGGAACAAGGATTGTTGCAGGAAGTGGAAAGACTCTACCCCTATAAAATGACCAATGCCCTCCAAACATTGGGCTATAAAGAGCTATTCAACTATATCGATGGCAAATACAGCTTAACAGAAGCAATCAACCAGATCAAAACCAACACACAGCAATATGCAAAAAAACAAATGACCTGGTTTAAAAAAGATAAACAGACAACCTGGTTTACCCCATATGACCTAGCTAAAATAGAAGCCTATATTGGTTCTATTATAGGCTAA
- a CDS encoding lysophospholipid acyltransferase family protein, with protein MPITYILCYLLSCLPLRLLYFISDLLYIALYYLIGYRKKVVVQNLTNAFPHKTDQQRKSIEKAFYQHLTDLLLEQIKGLTITPQLLAQQVKLHEVEILERFYKKGQSIILISGHFGNWEWVGNAFALQTSYTICAGYQPLHHKGIDRTVRHIRSRFQRKAIPMAALFRHISSYQGPPQATILLVDQAPLEKGKGYATTLLNQPTTVVLTAAKLAQKYNQPIFYIQIDRIKRGQYQARPILLAERPAQLSTEEIAEGYIRKLEAAILQNPPFWLWSHRRWKS; from the coding sequence ATGCCTATTACATACATTTTATGTTATTTACTTTCTTGTTTACCACTTCGGCTATTATACTTTATCTCAGATCTATTGTACATAGCCCTATATTACCTAATAGGCTATAGGAAAAAAGTAGTCGTTCAAAATTTAACCAATGCTTTTCCCCACAAAACGGATCAGCAACGCAAGTCTATAGAAAAAGCCTTTTACCAACATCTAACTGACTTGCTATTGGAGCAGATAAAAGGCTTAACCATTACACCTCAGCTCCTTGCACAACAGGTTAAGCTGCACGAGGTAGAAATCTTAGAAAGGTTTTACAAGAAAGGGCAATCGATTATACTCATTTCTGGTCATTTTGGGAACTGGGAATGGGTTGGAAACGCCTTTGCATTGCAAACATCCTATACGATATGTGCAGGCTATCAACCCCTACACCATAAAGGCATAGACCGCACCGTACGGCATATAAGAAGTCGTTTTCAACGAAAAGCCATTCCAATGGCTGCCTTGTTCAGGCATATAAGCAGCTACCAGGGGCCTCCTCAAGCTACCATACTCTTAGTAGACCAAGCCCCTTTGGAAAAAGGAAAGGGCTATGCTACTACTCTTCTAAACCAGCCAACTACTGTTGTCTTAACAGCTGCCAAGCTCGCCCAAAAGTATAACCAACCTATTTTTTACATCCAAATAGACCGCATCAAACGAGGGCAATACCAGGCAAGACCGATATTACTAGCAGAAAGGCCTGCCCAATTATCTACCGAAGAGATTGCAGAAGGTTATATCAGAAAGCTGGAAGCAGCTATTCTACAAAACCCGCCTTTTTGGCTTTGGTCACATAGAAGATGGAAATCCTAA
- the dnaA gene encoding chromosomal replication initiator protein DnaA, translated as MHTDSKIIWDKCLLYIQGQISEQTYKTWFSPIIAKDFKDGILTIQVPSQFFYEWLEEHHLPLLKQAVLQEIGPHGKLAYAVVIDKGNKKHKPLMVNLPTYPGPAPKGMATQPFTISGNEIFRLNPNYLFNNLIEGSCNQLAKSAAQAVANQPGGTAFNPLMLYGSVGLGKTHISQAIGNEVKTLFPEKKVAYVSSEKFTTEFIEALRSNHVQAFTGQYLAVDLLILDDIQFLAGKEKTQEIFFHIFNHLHQLKKQIIITSDCAPRDLKGLQERLLSRFKWGLTADLQCPDFETRVAIIHSKVAADGITLPSDLIDYIAKHVDTNVRELEGVLISLIAHASLTKREMNIELAQQILKHIVQQCPTAETTIEALQQQVVAHYNISLDDLKSKSRKKEIVAARQVAMHLTKKYTTHSLKSIGAYFGGRDHTTVIHAIQVIDNLLNKDPEYSRLYTLLENKIKATIK; from the coding sequence ATGCATACCGATAGCAAGATTATTTGGGATAAATGTCTTCTATATATTCAAGGTCAGATCAGTGAACAAACTTATAAGACCTGGTTTAGCCCTATTATAGCTAAAGACTTCAAGGATGGTATCTTAACCATTCAAGTCCCTAGTCAATTTTTTTATGAGTGGTTAGAAGAACACCACTTGCCATTGCTCAAGCAAGCTGTGCTTCAAGAAATAGGCCCTCATGGAAAACTAGCCTATGCTGTTGTGATAGACAAGGGGAATAAAAAGCACAAACCATTAATGGTAAACTTGCCTACCTATCCAGGGCCAGCGCCAAAAGGTATGGCCACACAGCCATTTACTATTTCAGGGAATGAAATCTTCCGATTAAATCCTAACTATCTTTTTAATAACCTGATAGAAGGTAGTTGTAACCAACTGGCTAAATCTGCTGCACAAGCGGTAGCCAATCAGCCAGGTGGCACTGCTTTTAATCCGCTGATGCTCTACGGAAGTGTAGGATTAGGAAAAACCCATATTTCTCAAGCTATTGGCAATGAGGTTAAAACATTGTTTCCAGAAAAAAAAGTAGCCTATGTCTCCTCAGAAAAATTTACTACAGAGTTTATAGAAGCCCTGCGTAGCAACCATGTTCAAGCCTTTACAGGGCAATACCTAGCAGTAGATCTGCTTATCTTGGATGATATACAGTTTTTAGCTGGCAAAGAAAAAACACAAGAAATATTTTTCCATATCTTTAACCATCTACACCAACTCAAAAAACAAATTATCATTACAAGTGACTGTGCACCACGTGATTTAAAAGGGCTACAAGAACGCCTTCTTTCTAGGTTCAAATGGGGGTTAACAGCAGACTTACAGTGCCCTGACTTTGAAACCCGGGTTGCCATTATACATAGTAAAGTGGCAGCGGACGGCATCACACTGCCATCAGATTTAATCGATTACATTGCCAAACATGTCGACACAAATGTACGAGAATTGGAGGGGGTGCTGATCTCACTGATCGCGCATGCTTCGTTAACCAAGCGAGAAATGAACATAGAGCTGGCACAACAAATTTTAAAACATATTGTACAACAATGCCCCACTGCTGAAACTACTATTGAGGCACTGCAACAGCAAGTGGTTGCGCATTATAATATTTCTTTGGATGACCTCAAAAGCAAATCACGCAAAAAAGAGATTGTAGCTGCCAGGCAAGTGGCCATGCATCTGACCAAAAAGTATACTACCCACTCTTTAAAGTCGATAGGTGCCTACTTTGGTGGAAGGGATCACACAACTGTGATACATGCTATACAGGTCATAGATAACTTATTGAATAAAGATCCGGAATATAGCCGTTTGTATACATTGCTTGAAAATAAGATCAAAGCAACTATAAAATAA
- a CDS encoding ankyrin repeat domain-containing protein, translating into MRRKIKFLLALSYIPLSCTNLTKPTVLNAKEKNEQGLGTVTGYKNKNAPAEQPVQKRENTTRIQNFTRNISRLIDNIIHTSPSQTQIGVPKRYQLLSYILQHLDNIKQHNKVDYRLQSGTLPRNDSLSILYKGQSRQHEKHHNKFFDNIIKLNHRTSRLYSQIKNLLALAVFSKSPKVVLKFIRFLTSENIKVNIHAKDLFGISVLDYAMASGHKEMVQALIKYGRLVHIRRKDPDLDLPALLGKAICLGTPEIIGLLIDAGADLINWVYNGERADEHGNGLRRIVSYDRKDIAMHLIKNNRIKNLDEK; encoded by the coding sequence ATGAGGAGAAAAATCAAGTTTTTACTAGCTTTGAGTTACATACCTTTATCATGTACCAATCTAACTAAACCTACTGTATTAAACGCGAAGGAAAAAAATGAACAAGGCCTTGGTACAGTTACTGGGTATAAAAATAAAAACGCTCCAGCTGAGCAACCTGTGCAGAAACGGGAAAATACAACTAGAATACAAAATTTTACACGCAATATAAGTCGTTTAATTGATAACATCATACATACAAGTCCATCACAAACACAGATAGGTGTACCAAAAAGGTATCAACTACTTTCGTACATATTGCAACATTTAGATAATATTAAACAACATAACAAAGTAGATTACAGGCTCCAAAGTGGTACCCTACCTAGAAATGACTCCCTATCTATCTTATATAAAGGCCAATCCAGGCAACACGAAAAACATCATAACAAATTTTTTGATAATATTATCAAACTGAATCATAGGACTTCTAGGTTATATAGCCAGATAAAGAATCTACTTGCACTTGCCGTTTTTTCAAAATCCCCTAAAGTTGTATTGAAATTTATAAGGTTCCTTACAAGTGAAAATATAAAAGTAAATATACATGCAAAAGATCTATTTGGGATATCTGTATTGGATTATGCAATGGCTTCTGGTCATAAAGAAATGGTACAAGCGCTCATAAAATATGGACGACTGGTGCACATTCGCAGGAAAGATCCAGACCTTGATTTGCCTGCTCTATTAGGCAAGGCAATATGCCTGGGGACTCCAGAGATAATAGGACTTCTAATCGATGCAGGCGCTGATCTAATAAATTGGGTATATAATGGTGAAAGAGCAGATGAACATGGAAATGGATTGAGGCGTATAGTCTCATATGACCGAAAAGATATAGCAATGCATTTGATTAAGAATAATCGTATAAAAAATTTGGACGAAAAATGA
- a CDS encoding DUF167 domain-containing protein — protein MTASNDAIYFLHIHAKPKSHQGKVEHWIEEGGKYRLQLRIMAPPEGGKANKAIIALLAKTLDIAKSNITLVSGATVRRKTFKIVPWSVLLAEKLPKRNPLPTLF, from the coding sequence ATGACAGCATCCAATGACGCTATCTACTTTTTACATATCCATGCAAAACCTAAAAGCCATCAGGGTAAGGTTGAGCACTGGATAGAAGAAGGGGGGAAGTATAGATTACAGCTCCGTATTATGGCGCCTCCTGAGGGGGGTAAAGCCAACAAAGCGATTATTGCCTTATTGGCTAAAACGTTAGATATAGCTAAAAGCAATATTACCTTAGTAAGTGGCGCTACTGTGCGCCGTAAAACTTTTAAGATAGTACCATGGTCTGTGCTATTGGCTGAGAAGTTACCAAAACGCAACCCATTGCCTACGCTTTTTTAA
- a CDS encoding cell division protein FtsQ/DivIB, with translation MGQIVSKVAALFVTVGLCLSLLFVEKKHAALVCKAIELTIKDHPGQSFITRKEIINLLQATDQNTLRGKPLKSINTYAIQHQLKNHPLIQNVLVYKSWNGTLKICLTTKCFIARIVRPLSKPICDAQCLGKTQAPTYSNICAEHSAQNCHLAIESQKRSIGLMEPSNSQTYLDEQGRLITLKDPPPLRLLVVAGENIVTEKSKLCDKGLLALLHFIYRNAFWSRQITSLEVAANGTIILGTQVGGHQIEFEKAESIEEKFEKLQLFYSQVIPYKGWKAYHRVNVAFKNQLICE, from the coding sequence ATGGGTCAAATAGTAAGCAAGGTAGCCGCTTTGTTTGTAACGGTTGGTCTATGTTTATCGCTACTATTCGTGGAAAAAAAGCATGCTGCTTTGGTCTGCAAAGCTATAGAGCTAACCATCAAAGACCATCCAGGACAATCTTTTATAACCCGCAAAGAGATCATCAACCTACTCCAGGCAACAGATCAAAACACTTTACGTGGTAAGCCACTAAAAAGTATCAACACCTATGCCATACAACATCAACTTAAAAACCACCCGCTTATACAAAACGTATTGGTCTATAAAAGTTGGAACGGCACTTTAAAAATCTGCTTAACAACCAAATGTTTTATTGCCCGTATCGTCAGACCTCTTTCGAAACCCATTTGTGATGCGCAATGTTTAGGAAAAACGCAGGCGCCAACATACTCAAATATATGTGCGGAACATAGCGCACAAAATTGCCATCTAGCAATCGAATCTCAAAAGCGGTCTATTGGCTTAATGGAGCCAAGTAATTCACAGACCTACCTAGATGAACAAGGTAGGTTGATAACGTTAAAAGACCCACCCCCACTTCGGCTGCTTGTCGTAGCTGGTGAAAATATAGTTACAGAAAAAAGCAAGCTATGCGATAAAGGGTTGTTGGCATTATTACACTTTATTTATAGGAATGCCTTTTGGAGCCGGCAGATTACAAGCTTAGAGGTAGCAGCTAATGGTACAATCATACTAGGCACCCAAGTGGGTGGGCATCAAATAGAATTTGAAAAAGCAGAAAGTATAGAGGAAAAGTTTGAGAAACTCCAACTTTTCTATAGCCAGGTTATTCCCTACAAGGGCTGGAAGGCCTACCATCGTGTAAATGTGGCGTTTAAAAATCAGTTGATTTGTGAGTAA
- a CDS encoding sodium:proton antiporter, whose translation MFATLPLLCHTAATLSKGMEHSLPTDGSLMTPSFWLAIPFIALLLMIATGPLFFAGFWHKHYAKVAILLATFVMAYYCIVLENKIKPIEAAAEYIQFMALITALYMATGGISIKVATRATPLANILLLFIGALFANLIGTTGASMLFIRPYLGLNKGRIKVYHIVFFIFIVSNIGGALTPIGDPPLFLGFLKGVPFEWTLIHNSLPWCIALLMLLSIFYFFERNNRPLSTPNQVMLDGRSGIVSIAGSKNLIWLVIVIGGVFLDPTIFPWLPTIDYHGHTISFVRELIMLTVATLSYYSANKAVLLSNGFSFAPLNEVCLIFIGIFGTMIPALELIGKFAASEVGKQLITPTTLYWGTGLFSSVLDNAPTYLNFVAASMAAQGADIEVVANVQAYAAGAIYPDSVTRLSAIALASVFFGAMTYIGNGPNFMVKAIAEQAGIAMPPFGNYIFRFSMPILLPILFVIWFFFFAS comes from the coding sequence ATGTTTGCTACGTTGCCATTATTATGCCATACAGCTGCTACCCTATCAAAGGGTATGGAGCACAGTCTACCTACAGATGGTAGCCTAATGACGCCTTCATTTTGGTTGGCCATACCTTTTATAGCTTTACTATTGATGATTGCTACCGGTCCGCTTTTTTTTGCTGGTTTTTGGCACAAACATTACGCAAAGGTAGCCATATTATTGGCCACTTTCGTTATGGCTTACTACTGTATCGTTTTAGAAAATAAGATAAAGCCTATAGAAGCAGCAGCTGAATATATACAATTTATGGCTTTAATTACTGCTTTATACATGGCAACCGGTGGTATCTCCATTAAAGTAGCTACCCGTGCGACCCCGCTAGCCAACATCCTCCTACTCTTTATAGGTGCCCTATTTGCCAATTTGATTGGTACAACGGGTGCTTCTATGTTGTTCATACGTCCTTATTTAGGATTAAATAAAGGGCGCATTAAAGTCTACCATATTGTTTTCTTTATCTTTATAGTGAGTAATATAGGGGGCGCATTAACACCTATTGGCGACCCACCTTTGTTTCTAGGCTTTCTCAAAGGCGTACCTTTTGAATGGACTTTAATCCACAATAGCCTCCCTTGGTGTATAGCGCTTTTGATGCTATTGTCTATTTTTTACTTTTTTGAGCGCAACAATAGACCACTTTCAACACCTAATCAGGTGATGCTGGATGGCAGATCCGGTATAGTCTCTATTGCAGGTAGTAAAAATCTAATTTGGTTGGTTATCGTTATTGGTGGGGTATTTCTAGATCCAACCATTTTCCCTTGGTTGCCTACTATTGATTACCATGGCCATACTATTTCTTTTGTACGTGAGTTGATCATGCTAACGGTGGCCACACTTTCCTATTATAGTGCAAATAAAGCAGTACTCCTATCGAATGGATTTAGTTTTGCACCTTTAAATGAAGTTTGTTTAATCTTTATAGGTATTTTCGGAACCATGATCCCAGCACTTGAGTTGATTGGCAAATTTGCTGCATCTGAAGTAGGCAAACAATTGATTACACCGACTACTTTATACTGGGGAACAGGCCTTTTTTCCTCTGTTTTGGACAATGCGCCCACCTATCTAAATTTTGTAGCCGCCAGTATGGCTGCACAAGGGGCAGACATTGAAGTGGTAGCCAATGTGCAAGCCTATGCAGCAGGAGCGATCTACCCTGATTCAGTGACTCGATTAAGCGCGATTGCCTTAGCTTCCGTTTTTTTTGGTGCCATGACCTATATTGGCAATGGCCCCAACTTTATGGTTAAAGCCATTGCAGAGCAGGCAGGAATCGCCATGCCTCCTTTTGGAAACTATATCTTCCGCTTTTCTATGCCTATTTTGCTGCCTATACTTTTTGTAATTTGGTTTTTCTTCTTTGCATCGTAA
- a CDS encoding YcxB family protein produces the protein MIVKTKKYKISSGLYVKLGIQNILRVQWWIFPLLALFMGTTFFIKTIWFVLIGIIGITCYLIFWVVQFYGLTQLDANRPMFERVAYEINNQHLMMQLNARQAMPIAWVDIRKAYKKKGYFLLVLSKVQFFYLPFKIFHGDNEIKFFTTVLQRKGLLR, from the coding sequence ATGATTGTCAAAACAAAAAAGTATAAAATATCAAGCGGTCTTTATGTAAAATTAGGGATACAAAATATTTTACGTGTGCAATGGTGGATTTTTCCATTGCTTGCGCTTTTTATGGGTACTACCTTTTTTATAAAAACGATTTGGTTTGTGTTGATTGGTATAATAGGGATTACTTGTTATCTGATTTTTTGGGTGGTGCAATTTTATGGCCTTACCCAGCTAGATGCCAATCGCCCTATGTTTGAGCGTGTAGCTTATGAAATCAATAATCAGCATTTGATGATGCAGCTCAATGCAAGGCAAGCCATGCCCATAGCATGGGTAGATATTAGAAAAGCTTATAAGAAAAAAGGATACTTTCTATTGGTATTATCTAAGGTTCAGTTTTTTTATCTTCCATTTAAAATTTTTCATGGAGATAATGAGATTAAATTTTTTACAACTGTATTGCAACGCAAAGGGTTGTTGAGGTAA